The genomic DNA GACCGAGGTGCTCCACAAGAACCGAATTTGTCGGTAGAACGGTAGAATAAGAATAGCAGTACAGAGGTACGTACTCGAGTACTAGAAAGAAGATTCATCATTATTGTTCTATCAAGAGATTCAAGAAGTTATATGGAAAGAAGTATGTAGTGTAGGGTTGATGATGCAGAGAACTCCCGTCACGCCATATAGAAATCAATAACAAAGAAGACGGTTCTCATTATCAATATTGGGAGTAGTGAACCCACAAAGCATAACCAAATCTCTCCTCCACTTTCGTTTTTTCCCCTCGTTTTCTtcgcttctttcttttttctcttcttcttcttttcccaaAAGAACCATCGAATTCACTCCTTCTTTTGCcttttttgttttatttttttcctcttttcgtTGCATAGATATACCCACGATACCAGATTCCAGCCGCCGCGATTTAAGGTGGGATAATTCCATTTTGCATCTGCCCCTCCTCTCGGTCTCCTTTTTTCCACTCAACCCACTGATACTCTCTACCTTTACTTATTCAATCTCGACCACCAACTGTAACTTAGACTGACCATAAACAAAAAAACAGACTGTAAAATCGCTTGTTTTCCCCAGCTATTTCCCTAAACCACCGCGAGTGGACCTTGCCTGACTCGAGCGACATCcgacatcctcatcccagCTTCAGTTCCTGTTGATCAGGTCAGCTTTGGTGATATCGCCTTATTCGCTACGCctccaccatcaccaccacaacaCCAACAATACCTACCGCCAAATACCACCCACCTCTCAAACACACCACACACCATGgctcccaccaccaccaccaagacGACAGAGGAGACGGTATGTACTCCGATACTTCGATCCCGACAATTCACGTTCGCGATGCTGATTACCTCCCCAGACCAAGACCGGTCCCCCTAAGCTCTCCGACATGGCCGACTCGATTGACGAATCCACCTTTGAACAAATCCTCGAAAtggacgatgacgacgaccGCGACTTCAGCCAGGGTATTGTATTTGGATTTTTCGAGCAGGCCGACAGCACAttcgagaagatggagaaggcTCTGTATGTTTCTCTGCAGCATCAGCATCATGAAAAATCGCGCTAATGTCCGCagcgaggagaagaaacTTTCCGATCTGTCGTCCCTTGGTCACTTCCTCAAAGGATCGTCGGCAACGTTGGGCCTGAGCAAGGTCAAGGAAGCATGTGAGAAGATCCAGCACTACGGCGCCGGCAAGGATGACACCGGTACCGCCGACGAACCCGACCAGAGCACCTCGCTGAAGAACATCGAAAAGACCCTGGGTCAGGTCAAGGAGGATTACAAAGAAGTTGAGGAATTTCTCCGCAAGTTCTACGGTGAAGAGTCTTAGCGGCCCAGATGTACAGCGTACAAAGGAATATAAATCCTTTCTTCGCCTTTTcacctctttttttttcttttttttcttctctttttttcttcaaaaAATGGAATGTCACTTATGCATGGAACGATGCGGTAGATGACAGATGACAATATTTGCTTTTTCTCAGCCTCGAACTTTTTACCCCCCTGGTCTCTGGTTATGAATAACGGCGGTTGtcatgtttttttttttttttcatgtttatttttctattttctttGAGCGTGTTTGACATTTGGTTTTTGTTACAACAGGTCAGTTGGTAGAATTTAGCTCAGCTCAGCATTTGCTACGAATCCAAAATCAACCATTTATATTCACCAGTGACCAATAGTTTCCGTGTCTTTGTCGGTATCCAGACAGGTTGACAGGTCCACGACACCCGCGTGTGTACTACGATATCAAACAGCCACCTG from Aspergillus chevalieri M1 DNA, chromosome 1, nearly complete sequence includes the following:
- a CDS encoding Hpt domain-containing protein (BUSCO:EOG09265DDU;~COG:T;~EggNog:ENOG410PQMZ;~InterPro:IPR008207,IPR036641;~PFAM:PF01627;~go_process: GO:0000160 - phosphorelay signal transduction system [Evidence IEA]) codes for the protein MAPTTTTKTTEETTKTGPPKLSDMADSIDESTFEQILEMDDDDDRDFSQGIVFGFFEQADSTFEKMEKALEEKKLSDLSSLGHFLKGSSATLGLSKVKEACEKIQHYGAGKDDTGTADEPDQSTSLKNIEKTLGQVKEDYKEVEEFLRKFYGEES